The stretch of DNA CTCAAAGTTGAAACATTTTTGTTCTTAGAGATTCGGAAAGACATTTTCATTGATAGACCATATGGGTTGTTGTTTACAGGTGAGGATTATCTGTGGGGTTGAGCATGAAGACTTGAAACAACTGTTTCAGGTTTCCAAGACAATCAAAGAAGCTGTAAGTAATAATATAGCCAtcattgtttgattttgattctccGTTGTTAGTTGATATTGGATCTGACAGTTCATTATTTGTGTGTTTGCAGACATCAATCGCAAAGGAGTTACATTTCGCGTATAGTACACCTCGAAAAGCCTCGTCTTTCAACCTTGGTGGATTCGGTTGGGACAAACGGTTTGATGCAgagaatgatgatgaagagattgaAGCTCCAGGAGCTCCACTGCAGAAAAGGTACCGCCTTTCGAGGATAAACCGTAACGAGGACGATTCTGGAGTCTCGGTGGCTCTGTTCAACTGAGTCAAACAACTTTGTTTGAGGCTTATTTATACTATCaactttgtttcttcaagaTCCTTAATTGAAGAAGAGGGTtttaagttatgttttttttttttttttttgttctttttggtttggatAGGTCTCTGTAAATTGTTGTCTAGatacaaagagagagatagGGTTTTGGAAAGGCTTAGCTAGTTGTTTAGAAAGGTCACAAGAAACTCTTTGGGAGGGTTCTAAATCTTTTTGTATGTGTTTGTGCAGTGTGAATATAGAGTTTATTTGGTCTTTACAAAGTGAATTTATAATAAGAAATGaatgtttgtttcatttatatttttagtctCTTGGTTACATTTCAAAGTGTTTATTCTATTGATTACACATTACACCCCTGAAACCAGCAAATGCCATCATTCTAAGAGGCAGAAGAATCACACATTACACCCCTTAAACCAGCAAATGCCATCATTCTAAGAGGCAGAAGAATCATACCATTTGGGTATAAATGGGCTTGGATGTATTGGGCCGAAGCCCtgcttcatattttttttttcctttgataaCAAATACAATAATGTAACTAAGGGGGGTCTAGGAACCTGTTATTTGATCTATTTTGTTAGATGTTGCACGAGATGTACCCTCCAATTCAAGGAGGAACTCgtcaatt from Camelina sativa cultivar DH55 chromosome 9, Cs, whole genome shotgun sequence encodes:
- the LOC104714466 gene encoding F-box protein At1g61340-like; the encoded protein is MALGKKRIVTQKSNLKHRRDVGDGGGLGLELEFVQYKRGFGRKRILISSGDDDEIVGDSVFTSPVGRSSFKKLCDKASSVGDCQIRELEDLPQDILVRIICGVEHEDLKQLFQVSKTIKEATSIAKELHFAYSTPRKASSFNLGGFGWDKRFDAENDDEEIEAPGAPLQKRYRLSRINRNEDDSGVSVALFN